A genome region from Sceloporus undulatus isolate JIND9_A2432 ecotype Alabama chromosome 1, SceUnd_v1.1, whole genome shotgun sequence includes the following:
- the NOXRED1 gene encoding NADP-dependent oxidoreductase domain-containing protein 1, which translates to MNTEEVFKLVARNLMRDGKSEEHFCDNDYTHIQCFITEFQELQVNCFYDNRKLTEWADVVFLCCLPSHLAHICSEIQDILQKPCIIYSLVTGVPLARVKQLLSSNSILRPQYKFIDSDLTHIWLANRTVVDALKDPAVIQATCPCNQKGEIVVNREWLAAVFYAALNSYTWQGLSYAKALILLSQVCFPEDEYGEDKLPPLLLCENFINPTFASSLEPDDPLPWFDLTTVQLRDSPFGQLLATDTTFQDNIASFYCNMTAARFPTNNEGTMAVSLKKTSLSAVLLNPTKSLNWAVMSKAEEASSTDSEET; encoded by the exons ATGAATACAGAGGAAGTGTTTAAATTGGTAGCCAGAAATTTAATGAGGGATGGAAAGTCAGAAGAACATTTCTGTGACAATGATTACACCCACATTCAATGTTTCATCA CAGAATTCCAGGAGCTGCAAGTTAACTGCTTTTATGACAAcaggaaactcactgagtggGCAGATGTTGTATTCCTCTGCTGTCTTCCATCTCACCTTGCACACATTTGCTCAGAAATTCAGGATATACTCCAAAAACCCTGTATTATATACAGCCTTGTTACAGGGGTTCCTCTGGCCAG GGTGAAGCAACTCCTTTCTTCTAATTCCATTTTGAGGCCGCAGTACAAGTTCATAGACAGTGATCTTACTCATATATGGTTAGCAAACCGGACTGTTGTGGATGCCCTCAAAGACCCAGCTGTTATCCAGGCAACATGTCCCTGTAACCAAAAAG gggaaattGTTGTCAATAGAGAATGGCTGGCAGCAGTTTTCTATGCAGCTCTGAACAGCTATACATGGCAGGGTTTGTCCTATGCAAAGGCCCTGATTTTGCTTAGTCAGGTGTGCTTTCCTGAAGATGAATATGGAGAAGATAAATTACCACCACTTCTGCTTTGTGAAAACTTTATCAACCCAACCTTTGCTTCCTCCCTGGAACCCGATGA TCCCTTACCCTGGTTTGACTTGACAACTGTTCAACTGAGAGATTCACCTTTTGGCCAGCTTCTTGCAACCGATACAACCTTCCAGGACAACATTGCTTCATTCTACTGTAACATGACAGCAGCCAGATTTCCCACAAACAATGAAGGCACCATGGCAGTTTCCTTAAAAAAGACTTCTCTTTCAGCTGTGCTACTGAACCCCACCAAAAGTCTGAATTGGGCTGTGATGTCTAAAGCAGAAGAGGCATCAAGCACTGATTCTGAAGAGACTTAA